One Onychostoma macrolepis isolate SWU-2019 chromosome 15, ASM1243209v1, whole genome shotgun sequence DNA segment encodes these proteins:
- the spa17 gene encoding sperm surface protein Sp17 isoform X2, producing MSVPFSNTNLRIPRGFGNLLEGLAKEVLRDQPEDIPTFAALYFTKLLKAREESGLDPAEWGANLEDRFYNNHSFKGTAIQGNYISPKINTRSNAGRSETFGDNETLSSPLKDLNTNNSEDTGVKQKYELDKKLDEEFGEMENVPDADIPYVGTAHVDICAQELKDPSGIPEQTSEVLKDDEVEKEAVDIDICRSELEPTPLPSFGGLANVDVCAEEINHPSEPTKNNRDLESTKLNEGEFETQDESFVEIPSHIEQDVGKQANEMSDDDGHTEDAEQGVLEMADNVLEDIDPEEKSIEQIYVEESTESTTENAVEVEQESEEYTEEKGDLQDNGIQEETNHDYSSTNDFVEDAADSTSDINSRSLEMKDTYIDYSDETYDSKSEVIDVLDEVHHHCSTHTGEHEAENSSDEQNTSKIMDAMKEETPKLDNDSETEVTEDMISNEILNTDVLDASEKDLNTENVNEGSDLDSDAEEMDLDISNMPQQNMVKTEDEEDDLTHDTEPKEDILPSEAEEADSRPLEGETEVIREEHPTESQEQTENTENEGDEEDQLEQQRDKSQESTLESENQENPDRIEQKEECNQPQEEEDIMDIPLDDPEANKAAAKIQAGFRGHMTRKKMKPGEKPNEEVSSSGEALNGSQGDSGGTDGVETDATSGPEQ from the exons ATGTCTGTTCCCTTCTCCAACACAAACCTGCGGATCCCTAGAGGCTTTGGGAATTTATTGGAGGGTCTTGCTAAAGAGGTTTTGAGAGACCAGCCTGAGGACATCCCCACCTTTGCTGCTCTCTACTTCACAAAGCTTCTTAAAGCCAGAGAAG AAAGTGGCCTAGACCCAGCAGAGTGGGGTGCAAATTTGGAAGACAGGTTCTACAATAATCACTCATTTaag GGCACAGCAATACAAGGAAActacatttcaccaaaaataaatacaag AAGCAACGCTGGCCGTTCTGAAACTTTTGGAGACAATGAAACCCTAAGCTCCCCATTAAAAGACCTCAACACTAATAATTCAGAGGACACTGGAGTAAAGCAAAAATATGAGTTAGATAAGAAGCTCGATGAGGAATTCGGTGAGATGGAAAACGTACCTGATGCAGATATTCCCTATGTGGGAACGGCACATGTTGATATATGTGCTCAAGAGCTAAAAGACCCCAGCGGGATTCCAGAGCAAACATCAGAGGTACTGAAGGACGATGAGGTTGAAAAAGAAGCTGTAGATATTGATATCTGCAGATCAGAACTTGAGCCTACACCGTTGCCTTCCTTTGGTGGTCTCGCAAATGTGGATGTATGTGCTGAAGAGATAAACCATCCGTCTGAACCTACTAAGAACAACAGAGACTTGGAAAGCACAAAATTGAATGAAGGAGAGTTTGAAACACAAGATGAATCTTTTGTTGAAATCCCTTCACATATTGAGCAGGATGTAGGCAAGCAAGCAAATGAAATGTCTGATGATGATGGCCATACTGAAGATGCTGAACAGGGAGTTTTAGAAATGGCTGATAATGTATTAGAAGACATTGATCCAGAAGAGAAAAGCATTGAGCAGATTTATGTGGAGGAATCAACTGAAAGTACTACTGAAAACGCAGTTGAAGTAGAGCAGGAATCAGAGGAATATACTGAAGAAAAGGGTGACTTACAAGACAATGGAATCCAGGAAGAGACCAATCATGACTACAGCAGCACCAATGACTTTGTTGAAGATGCAGCTGATTCCACATCTGATATCAATAGTAGATCATTGGAAATGAAAGACACATATATTGACTACAGTGATGAGACATATGACAGTAAAAGCGAAGTCATAGATGTTCTAGATGAAGTGCACCATCACTGCTCTACTCATACAGGTGAGCATGAAGCTGAGAACAGCTCTGATGAACAGAACACCTCTAAAATTATGGATGCAATGAAGGAGGAAACCCCAAAGCTAGATAACGACAGTGAAACTGAAGTCACAGAGGACATGATAAGCAATGAGATTTTAAATACTGATGTACTGGATGCTTCTGAGAAAGATCTGAACACAGAGAATGTAAATGAAGGGAGTGATCTTGATAGTGATGCTGAAGAGATGGATCTGGACATTTCGAACATGCCTCAGCAAAATATGGTGAAAACTGAAGATGAGGAGGATGATTTAACCCATGATACTGAaccaaaggaagatattttgccTTCTGAAGCTGAAGAAGCTGATTCCAGGCCTTTAGAAGGAGAAACAGAGGTTATCAGAGAAGAACATCCTACAGAGTCACAAGAACAGACTGAAAACACTGAGAATGAAGGAGATGAAGAGGATCAGTTGGAGCAGCAGAGGGATAAAAGCCAGGAATCGACACTTGAAAGTGAGAACCAGGAAAATCCTGACAGAATAGAACAAAAG GAGGAATGCAACCAGCCACAAGAGGAAGAGGACATCATGGACATCCCATTGGATGACCCAGAGGCCAATAAGGCGGCCGCCAAAATCCAGGCCGGCTTTCGTGGTCATATGACCCGGAAGAAGATGAAACCCGGTGAAAAGCCCAATGAGGAGGTGAGCAGCAGTGGTGAGGCCCTCAACGGCAGCCAAGGGGACTCAG GGGGAACAGACGGAGTAGAGACAGACGCCACATCTGGACCAGAGCAGTGA